One part of the Rhodanobacteraceae bacterium genome encodes these proteins:
- a CDS encoding lytic transglycosylase domain-containing protein — MTPRLLLPALALLLSAQAVQAASENIYKYVDRNGVTVYTNVKPRGVAARIIGTYSCPACKVDSKIDWTHTGLNVTAYREEIATAARLNDVDESMVRAIIHAESAFRHEALSPVGAQGLMQLMPGTAGMYGVDNAFDPKQNIAAGVKHLRMLLDMFDGDFELAAAGYNAGENAVLRHGGIPPYAETQVYVERVGILQKRYATELAAGAMGGVSAGSVSAGGL, encoded by the coding sequence ATGACTCCACGACTGCTTTTGCCAGCCCTTGCCCTGCTCCTCTCCGCCCAGGCTGTCCAGGCGGCGAGCGAGAACATCTACAAATACGTCGATCGCAACGGGGTCACCGTCTACACCAACGTGAAGCCGCGCGGCGTGGCCGCCCGGATCATTGGCACGTATTCCTGCCCGGCCTGCAAGGTCGATTCGAAGATCGACTGGACGCATACCGGCCTGAATGTCACCGCCTACAGGGAAGAGATCGCCACCGCGGCGCGCTTGAATGATGTCGACGAATCAATGGTGCGCGCGATCATCCACGCTGAAAGCGCATTCCGGCACGAGGCACTGTCGCCGGTGGGTGCCCAGGGATTGATGCAGCTGATGCCGGGCACGGCGGGCATGTACGGCGTCGACAACGCTTTCGATCCCAAGCAGAACATTGCCGCGGGCGTGAAGCATCTGCGGATGCTGCTCGACATGTTCGACGGCGATTTCGAGCTCGCAGCTGCGGGCTACAACGCTGGAGAGAACGCCGTGTTGCGCCATGGCGGCATCCCGCCCTATGCCGAAACCCAGGTCTACGTCGAGCGCGTCGGCATCCTGCAGAAGCGCTATGCAACGGAACTGGCGGCTGGGGCAATGGGCGGTGTGTCGGCCGGCAGCGTGTCTGCAGGCGGACTCTGA
- a CDS encoding glutathione peroxidase, producing the protein MIIRMLLASALSLASLAAHAACSPLLDRSFRPLADKTPVNLCAQFEGQVLLVVNTASKCGFTPQYEGLEALHAEYADKGFSVVGVPSNDFMGQEPGTEQQIREFCTLTYGVKFPMFEKVSVKGDAADPFYQELAKQGGGEPGWNFHKYLIGKDGNVIKAFGSRVKPDAAELRQAIDEALR; encoded by the coding sequence ATGATCATTCGCATGTTGCTGGCATCGGCTTTGTCGCTTGCGTCACTCGCTGCGCACGCCGCGTGCAGCCCACTGCTGGACCGCAGTTTCCGGCCGCTCGCCGACAAGACTCCGGTCAACCTCTGCGCGCAGTTCGAGGGCCAGGTCCTGCTGGTTGTCAACACCGCGAGCAAGTGCGGCTTTACACCGCAGTACGAGGGTCTGGAAGCACTGCACGCCGAATACGCGGACAAGGGCTTCTCGGTGGTCGGCGTCCCCTCGAACGATTTCATGGGTCAGGAGCCAGGGACCGAGCAGCAGATCCGCGAGTTCTGCACCCTCACCTACGGCGTGAAGTTCCCGATGTTCGAGAAAGTCTCGGTCAAGGGTGACGCTGCCGACCCCTTCTACCAGGAGTTGGCGAAGCAAGGCGGAGGAGAGCCCGGCTGGAACTTCCACAAGTACCTGATCGGCAAGGACGGCAATGTCATCAAGGCGTTTGGCAGCCGGGTCAAGCCCGATGCCGCCGAATTGCGCCAGGCCATCGACGAAGCGCTGCGCTGA